A genomic stretch from Actinomycetota bacterium includes:
- a CDS encoding MFS transporter, protein MIDEGIAYNSTTGRWIILATVLGSGIAFLDSTVVNVALPAIGSDFNTGFSSLQWTISAYMLTLGALLLVGGALGDLYGRRLVFVIGLTAFTLASLLCGVAPTVGVLIAARALQGVGAALLVPGSLAIISGSFRDEDKGQAIGAWSGLSGVTTAIGPFVGGWLVDSVSWRLVFLINLPLAALAIAISLKHVPESRDEAAARTPDVAGGIAAAMGLGGIVFALIEGPARGWDQPLVRAAGAAGIIALIAFLVLEARRRHPMMPFSIFRSRQFSAANATTLVVYAALSASVFLLVIQLQKMLGYSALESGAALIPVTLLLLVLSPTAGRLSQRWGPRGPMTAGPLVAGVAFLALMDTSPGSNYFSDLLPGILLFGLGLAATVAPLTTAVLTAIEGAHAGIASGINNAVARVAGLLAVVLVPLAAGISGVDEVGGEAFSAGFRRSMLINAGLCGIGALISFVWIRKPPGALATTVPPAPDNPAETVV, encoded by the coding sequence ATGATCGACGAAGGGATTGCGTACAACAGCACCACGGGCCGCTGGATCATCCTCGCCACCGTCCTTGGCTCGGGGATCGCGTTCCTGGACAGCACCGTCGTCAACGTCGCGCTGCCCGCGATCGGATCCGACTTCAACACCGGCTTCTCCTCGCTGCAGTGGACGATCAGCGCGTACATGCTGACGTTGGGAGCCCTGCTGCTCGTCGGCGGAGCGCTCGGGGATCTGTACGGGCGCAGGCTGGTGTTCGTCATCGGCCTTACGGCGTTCACGCTCGCCTCGCTGTTGTGCGGAGTGGCTCCGACCGTGGGAGTACTGATAGCCGCTCGCGCCCTGCAGGGCGTCGGCGCCGCACTGCTCGTACCCGGAAGTCTCGCGATCATCTCCGGCAGCTTTCGCGACGAGGACAAGGGGCAAGCGATAGGCGCCTGGTCGGGGCTCTCGGGCGTCACCACCGCCATCGGTCCCTTCGTCGGAGGGTGGCTGGTCGACTCGGTGTCGTGGCGTCTCGTGTTCCTCATCAACCTCCCGCTTGCCGCGCTCGCGATCGCCATCTCTCTGAAGCACGTCCCCGAGAGCCGAGACGAAGCAGCTGCGAGAACGCCCGACGTGGCCGGCGGCATCGCGGCCGCGATGGGGTTGGGAGGCATCGTGTTCGCGCTGATCGAGGGTCCCGCACGCGGCTGGGATCAGCCGCTCGTCCGAGCGGCGGGAGCGGCGGGCATCATCGCGTTGATCGCCTTCCTCGTGCTCGAAGCGCGCAGGAGACATCCCATGATGCCGTTCAGCATCTTTCGCTCTCGCCAGTTCAGCGCTGCGAACGCGACGACGCTCGTGGTGTACGCGGCTCTCAGCGCGAGCGTGTTCCTGTTGGTGATCCAGCTCCAGAAGATGCTGGGTTACTCGGCTCTCGAATCGGGTGCAGCATTGATCCCGGTCACCCTGTTGCTGCTGGTCCTGTCGCCAACCGCGGGGAGGCTGTCTCAACGCTGGGGGCCGCGCGGACCTATGACCGCGGGCCCGCTGGTGGCAGGTGTCGCTTTCCTCGCGTTGATGGATACCTCGCCGGGAAGCAACTACTTCAGCGACCTGTTGCCCGGCATCCTGCTGTTCGGGCTGGGCCTCGCGGCAACCGTGGCGCCGCTGACGACCGCGGTTCTAACCGCGATCGAAGGGGCTCACGCCGGAATCGCTTCCGGGATCAACAACGCCGTGGCGCGGGTGGCGGGGCTGCTCGCGGTCGTGTTGGTCCCGCTTGCGGCCGGGATCAGCGGCGTGGACGAGGTCGGCGGCGAAGCCTTCTCAGCAGGGTTCCGGCGCTCGATGCTCATCAACGCGGGTCTGTGTGGGATCGGCGCACTGATCTCGTTCGTGTGGATCAGGAAGCCGCCGGGCGCGCTCGCGACGACGGTCCCGCCCGCTCCTGATAATCCGGCGGAAACCGTAGTTTGA
- the trxA gene encoding thioredoxin: MGNIQEVNEQDFNEVVLAADTPVIVDFWAEWCGPCRLVTPELEKIQGEYQEKVKVVKLNIDESPGIASRYGVMSIPTIALFMDGGVKSQVVGARPKDDIVMGLGLNA; encoded by the coding sequence GTGGGCAACATCCAAGAGGTTAACGAGCAGGACTTCAACGAGGTGGTGCTGGCGGCGGACACCCCCGTCATCGTGGATTTCTGGGCCGAGTGGTGCGGACCGTGCCGGCTGGTGACGCCCGAGCTCGAGAAGATCCAGGGCGAGTACCAGGAGAAGGTGAAGGTCGTGAAGCTGAACATAGACGAGTCACCCGGCATCGCCTCGCGCTATGGAGTCATGAGCATCCCGACCATCGCCCTGTTCATGGACGGAGGCGTGAAGTCGCAGGTCGTCGGCGCCCGGCCGAAGGATGACATCGTGATGGGCCTCGGGCTCAACGCCTAG
- a CDS encoding copper resistance protein CopC, translating into MNRLRTFLLAASMLLGLVLAATPAFAHAAYKDSDPANGATVSRAPSSVTAEFTEPLAGGSWLKVFDPCGRQVDAGDVSIFGYEMSVSMSGVAAGPYVVQFTAYSRLDPHVTTGDFGFTATQGDECAGAETDSGSGAGSSTGSSTTGSGSNGASTTEGTEGDTTAASAGAAGSGDDDDTGTRSGASETRRDGFFDRGRQRAAVPNVVAAAEEPSDPEPSVWDGIRMDSFLTGLLLSAVIGAAGGKIYAGIMGPRA; encoded by the coding sequence ATGAACCGCTTGCGTACGTTTCTGCTAGCTGCCTCGATGTTGCTGGGGCTCGTGCTGGCGGCAACGCCCGCGTTCGCTCACGCGGCCTATAAGGATTCGGATCCCGCGAACGGCGCCACCGTCTCGAGGGCTCCCTCGAGCGTGACCGCCGAGTTCACCGAGCCGCTGGCGGGCGGGTCGTGGCTCAAGGTGTTCGACCCCTGCGGCCGCCAGGTGGACGCCGGTGACGTTTCCATATTCGGCTACGAGATGTCGGTCTCGATGAGCGGCGTCGCGGCCGGTCCCTACGTCGTCCAGTTCACGGCGTACTCGCGCCTCGATCCGCACGTAACGACGGGCGACTTCGGCTTCACCGCTACACAGGGCGATGAGTGCGCGGGTGCCGAAACCGACTCCGGCTCGGGAGCAGGCTCCTCCACCGGCTCCTCCACCACCGGGTCTGGATCGAACGGAGCCTCGACCACGGAGGGAACGGAGGGAGACACGACCGCCGCGTCCGCCGGCGCCGCCGGGTCGGGCGACGATGACGACACCGGTACGCGCTCGGGAGCATCCGAAACGCGCCGCGACGGGTTCTTCGACCGCGGACGCCAGCGCGCCGCCGTCCCAAACGTGGTGGCGGCAGCGGAGGAACCCTCGGATCCCGAGCCCAGTGTCTGGGATGGGATCCGCATGGACTCGTTCCTCACCGGGTTGTTGTTGTCTGCAGTGATCGGGGCCGCGGGCGGGAAGATCTACGCCGGGATCATGGGGCCGCGCGCTTAA
- a CDS encoding 1-acyl-sn-glycerol-3-phosphate acyltransferase: protein MEYVYPFIELVAKGAMRAMAYDVRITGEENIPAKGAGVLASNHIGYLDFVFTGLAAERRRRRARFLAKREVWNNKVAKVLMNGMRHIPVDRDRDPAKAYAAAIDALQRGELIGMFPESTISPSFVPRRGKTGSARMAQAASAPLIPAAVWGTQRILTKGRPKNLQRKLAIVVNVGEPIPTEPDDDPRALTDELMQSIGHLLKQAQDSYPQVPADDSDRWWLPAHLGGTAPTPEQVEDKLRGPGRNADPSDPAA, encoded by the coding sequence ATGGAATACGTCTACCCGTTCATCGAGCTAGTGGCCAAAGGCGCGATGCGCGCGATGGCCTACGACGTCCGCATCACCGGCGAAGAAAACATCCCCGCGAAGGGCGCCGGAGTTCTTGCCTCCAATCACATCGGCTATCTCGACTTCGTCTTCACCGGGCTCGCGGCTGAGAGGCGCAGGCGCCGGGCGCGCTTCCTCGCGAAGCGCGAGGTGTGGAACAACAAGGTGGCGAAGGTGCTGATGAATGGCATGCGCCACATCCCCGTCGACCGGGACCGCGACCCCGCCAAGGCTTACGCCGCCGCGATAGACGCTTTACAGCGCGGGGAGCTGATCGGCATGTTCCCCGAGTCCACGATCAGCCCCTCGTTCGTTCCGCGCAGGGGGAAGACCGGCTCGGCGCGCATGGCGCAAGCGGCGAGCGCTCCGCTGATCCCGGCAGCTGTGTGGGGGACCCAGAGGATCCTGACCAAAGGTAGGCCGAAGAACCTGCAACGGAAGCTCGCGATCGTGGTGAACGTCGGAGAGCCCATCCCGACCGAGCCAGACGACGATCCACGCGCTCTCACCGACGAGCTGATGCAGAGCATCGGTCACCTGCTGAAGCAGGCGCAGGACTCCTACCCGCAGGTTCCCGCCGATGACTCGGACAGGTGGTGGCTCCCGGCGCACCTCGGCGGAACCGCGCCGACCCCCGAGCAGGTAGAAGACAAGCTGCGCGGTCCGGGGAGAAACGCCGACCCGTCGGATCCCGCCGCTTAG
- a CDS encoding SCP2 sterol-binding domain-containing protein, with protein sequence MAVKFLTEEWATTMTDALNSSDDFKKAASGQQVKLQQVVTDTPDGGEAKYYFTLDGGNAQVGLGEVTDAEATITQNYQTAVAIVKEELNAQNAFMQGKLKVSGNMMKLMQLQGVFNAMPKAAQGIEVEY encoded by the coding sequence GTGGCAGTGAAGTTCCTGACCGAAGAATGGGCTACGACGATGACGGACGCGTTGAACTCGTCGGATGATTTCAAGAAAGCGGCCTCCGGCCAGCAGGTGAAGCTGCAGCAGGTCGTGACCGACACTCCAGACGGCGGTGAGGCGAAGTACTACTTCACTCTCGACGGCGGGAACGCTCAGGTGGGACTGGGCGAGGTCACCGATGCGGAAGCGACGATCACCCAGAACTACCAGACCGCCGTGGCGATCGTTAAAGAGGAGCTGAACGCACAGAACGCGTTCATGCAGGGCAAGTTGAAGGTCTCCGGGAACATGATGAAGCTCATGCAGCTCCAGGGCGTCTTTAACGCGATGCCTAAGGCCGCGCAGGGCATCGAGGTCGAGTACTAG
- a CDS encoding MBL fold metallo-hydrolase, with product MSRSHGEPPPPRPAATLVLLREGPAGPEVLLTTRPKRLRFMGGAAVFPGGATSGADLDPRWAPLSTRTPDDAARALGLDDGAGALSAFVCALREAFEEVGLLLAEGPTDLLRREDAEDAAGFLDRCDALRVRLRTDLLVPAGRWVTPLGAPVRFDARFFVAEAPPGWVPVPDEREVERCWWTPPADALAALATGDLVMAPPTIEMLQRLDGRASVGEIKRSLAEAPVGASGSVLSVRLSPLVHVVLAPNAGLMTGPGTNTYIVGSGPTCVIDPAVDDEQYLTTLFEAAGEVSEVLVTHRHGDHVGGVGAVVDHFGCPVRAFGSSEVGGVAAVPLHDRDVVQFGGGDLLALHTPGHASDHLCFYFEAAASLFAGDNILGEGTAVIAPPDGNMRQYLDTLRRLRELSVDRIYPGHFRPLDGGRVVIDGYLAHREERRTAVLEALRSRPSTPEEVVSLVYSDTPTQLHPVARLQVLSMLELLSEQGLVAPAGERWIASDVD from the coding sequence ATGAGCAGAAGTCATGGTGAGCCGCCACCACCGAGACCCGCCGCCACGTTGGTGCTGCTGCGCGAGGGCCCAGCCGGCCCCGAGGTGCTCCTCACCACGAGACCGAAGCGCTTGCGCTTCATGGGCGGCGCCGCGGTGTTCCCGGGAGGCGCGACATCGGGCGCCGACCTCGATCCTCGTTGGGCGCCGTTGTCGACCCGCACCCCCGATGACGCTGCTCGCGCCCTCGGCCTCGACGATGGTGCCGGCGCTCTCAGTGCGTTCGTTTGCGCGCTACGGGAGGCGTTCGAGGAGGTCGGCCTGCTTCTCGCCGAAGGACCCACGGACCTGCTGCGGCGCGAAGACGCCGAAGACGCCGCGGGTTTCCTCGATCGCTGTGATGCATTGCGTGTCAGGCTCCGCACGGATCTCCTGGTGCCGGCGGGCCGCTGGGTGACGCCATTGGGAGCGCCGGTTCGCTTCGACGCTCGGTTCTTCGTAGCCGAGGCGCCGCCGGGGTGGGTGCCGGTGCCGGATGAGCGCGAGGTCGAGCGGTGTTGGTGGACTCCTCCGGCCGACGCCCTGGCGGCCCTGGCGACGGGAGATCTGGTGATGGCGCCGCCCACGATCGAGATGTTGCAGAGGTTGGACGGACGCGCCTCCGTCGGCGAGATAAAGAGGTCGCTGGCGGAAGCACCGGTCGGTGCCTCCGGGAGCGTCTTGTCGGTGAGGCTCTCTCCTCTGGTTCACGTGGTCCTGGCTCCGAACGCCGGCCTCATGACCGGCCCCGGCACCAACACCTACATCGTCGGCTCCGGCCCTACCTGCGTCATCGATCCTGCGGTGGACGACGAGCAGTACCTGACGACGTTGTTCGAGGCAGCCGGCGAGGTTTCGGAGGTTCTGGTCACGCACCGGCATGGGGATCACGTGGGAGGAGTGGGCGCGGTCGTGGACCACTTCGGGTGCCCGGTCCGCGCGTTCGGCTCGTCGGAGGTCGGAGGCGTCGCCGCGGTTCCGCTGCACGATCGCGATGTGGTGCAGTTCGGGGGAGGTGACCTTCTCGCGCTCCACACGCCAGGGCACGCGAGTGATCACCTCTGTTTCTATTTCGAGGCCGCGGCCAGCCTGTTCGCGGGCGACAACATCCTCGGCGAGGGCACCGCGGTCATAGCTCCCCCCGACGGCAACATGCGCCAGTACCTCGACACCTTGCGCCGCCTTCGGGAGCTATCCGTCGACCGGATCTACCCCGGTCACTTCCGTCCGTTGGACGGGGGTCGCGTCGTGATCGACGGATATCTGGCGCACCGCGAGGAGCGCCGGACCGCGGTGCTGGAGGCGCTTCGCTCCCGTCCCTCCACACCCGAGGAGGTCGTGTCCCTCGTCTATTCGGACACGCCGACTCAGTTGCACCCGGTCGCCCGCTTGCAGGTTCTGTCGATGCTCGAGCTCTTGTCGGAGCAAGGCCTTGTCGCGCCGGCCGGAGAACGGTGGATCGCATCGGACGTTGATTAG
- a CDS encoding SpoIIE family protein phosphatase: MLSRDRRTVTKGSWRWAVQIGELTAWGTAALILGILHLAPLPAATYRAGLLLTGVLALWLGVFFRLLLSKEVDRPWVAWLGVAVNIGFASGFFALLRGELAAIQLVFIPVVVATGLLATLREALAASVLAIVGYLGVAAATGPPPAVVPAVLTSGIFLLCGSVAGLLAGELRTHYRGEKREHQLATAVRQRLLAVLDAVDEAVVFRDRHGIARVVNQRAGRLFDVDPDAFLGEPVVELLRTVAKQTEEPEDFMEAFQVLRDEPHAEIRCTIEQIIPARRKLRLYSGPTFDDDGTLVGRIDVFTDITDASARAEEVERLYERARKTAESYQRALLPDQIPALPRLGLVAHYVAAAGTRAVCGDFYDFVTLRDGRMAVVLGDVCGIGPRAANDAALSRYTLRSLAASDADAGSLLRSMNQLVHSQSSNERFVRLLLGVLDPERAVLEYANAGHVPPVLYRCSKGEVEWLGEGGLPLGIEEGTDYKVARIDLLPGDMLVFYTDGLTEAPRHGRPFGQGKFADIVGEYGVGTPGELVHALRRSVDSWVSDELRDDLALVVCQVVPDSTLQDPSRELVLPNEPMRVPEVRSFVAGFLADVRAPVDVSSEILLATGEAAANAYRHGRKPDGRSEVRVRCSVDRSCVSVTVADDGGGFDAGLLDSADLPDRFAAGGRGLYLMRELMDDVEIASSDSGTTITLKRRLDAAGA, from the coding sequence ATGCTCTCGAGGGATCGGCGAACCGTAACCAAGGGAAGCTGGCGCTGGGCCGTTCAGATCGGGGAGCTGACGGCCTGGGGAACGGCCGCCCTGATCCTCGGGATCTTGCACCTCGCGCCCCTCCCGGCCGCCACGTATCGAGCCGGCCTCCTTCTAACGGGCGTCTTGGCCTTGTGGCTCGGCGTGTTCTTCCGCCTCCTTCTGTCGAAGGAGGTGGATCGGCCGTGGGTGGCGTGGCTCGGCGTCGCGGTGAACATCGGATTCGCGTCTGGCTTCTTCGCTCTCCTGCGCGGTGAGCTGGCGGCGATCCAACTCGTCTTCATTCCGGTTGTCGTGGCGACAGGTCTCCTCGCTACCCTTCGCGAAGCACTAGCGGCGTCGGTCCTGGCGATCGTCGGCTATCTAGGCGTCGCCGCCGCAACGGGGCCCCCGCCAGCCGTCGTCCCGGCCGTTCTCACGAGCGGGATCTTCTTGCTCTGTGGCTCGGTGGCGGGCCTCCTCGCCGGCGAGCTGCGAACGCACTACCGAGGCGAGAAGCGAGAGCATCAGCTCGCGACGGCGGTGAGACAGCGCTTGCTAGCGGTTCTGGACGCGGTTGACGAAGCCGTTGTCTTCCGGGACCGGCATGGGATCGCCCGGGTGGTGAACCAACGGGCCGGGCGCCTGTTCGACGTCGATCCAGATGCCTTCCTCGGCGAACCGGTGGTGGAGCTCCTTCGAACGGTCGCAAAGCAGACGGAGGAGCCGGAAGACTTCATGGAGGCCTTCCAGGTACTGCGTGATGAGCCTCACGCCGAGATCCGGTGCACGATCGAGCAGATCATCCCTGCCCGCCGCAAGTTGAGGCTTTATTCGGGACCGACCTTCGACGACGACGGGACGCTCGTCGGCCGGATCGACGTCTTCACCGACATCACCGACGCCTCCGCGAGAGCCGAGGAAGTCGAGCGCCTGTACGAACGCGCGCGCAAAACGGCCGAGAGCTACCAGAGAGCACTCCTTCCGGATCAGATCCCCGCCCTTCCACGGCTCGGTCTGGTCGCGCACTACGTCGCCGCGGCGGGAACGCGCGCCGTCTGCGGCGACTTCTACGATTTCGTCACCCTGAGAGACGGCCGTATGGCCGTCGTGCTCGGAGACGTCTGCGGGATCGGGCCCCGCGCGGCGAACGATGCCGCTCTCAGCCGCTACACGCTTCGCTCGCTCGCGGCGAGCGACGCCGATGCCGGGTCTCTGCTCCGCTCGATGAACCAGCTCGTCCATTCACAATCGAGCAACGAGCGCTTCGTCCGTCTCCTTCTTGGCGTGCTCGATCCGGAACGCGCAGTCCTCGAGTACGCGAACGCGGGTCACGTCCCGCCCGTTCTCTACCGCTGCAGCAAAGGAGAGGTCGAGTGGCTGGGCGAAGGCGGTCTTCCACTAGGGATCGAAGAGGGCACGGACTACAAGGTCGCCCGCATCGACCTCCTGCCGGGCGACATGCTCGTCTTCTATACGGACGGTCTGACCGAGGCTCCCCGGCACGGCCGTCCTTTCGGGCAGGGAAAGTTCGCCGACATCGTGGGGGAGTACGGCGTCGGGACGCCGGGAGAGCTCGTGCACGCATTGAGGAGGAGCGTTGACTCATGGGTTTCAGACGAGCTTCGCGACGACCTAGCGCTGGTCGTGTGTCAGGTCGTTCCGGACTCGACGCTGCAGGATCCGTCGCGCGAGCTGGTCCTCCCGAACGAACCCATGCGGGTCCCGGAGGTGAGGTCCTTCGTCGCGGGGTTCCTCGCGGATGTGCGCGCTCCGGTCGACGTCTCCAGCGAGATCCTGCTGGCGACGGGGGAGGCCGCCGCGAACGCGTACCGGCACGGACGCAAGCCCGACGGGCGCAGCGAGGTACGCGTTCGCTGCAGCGTCGACCGCTCGTGCGTATCGGTCACGGTCGCCGACGATGGTGGCGGGTTCGACGCGGGCTTGCTCGACTCTGCGGACCTTCCCGATCGCTTCGCGGCCGGGGGGAGGGGGCTGTATCTGATGCGCGAGCTGATGGACGACGTCGAGATCGCTTCCTCCGACAGCGGCACGACGATCACCCTGAAGCGTCGACTTGATGCCGCCGGCGCGTAG
- a CDS encoding thiolase family protein, with product MTREAVIVEAVRSPLGKRNGKLKDWHPVDLLATVLNETVDRCGIDATLIDDVVCGCVSQVGDQSLNVGRNAWLAAGLPEEVPATTVDRQCGSSQQAAHFAAQGVISGAYDVAIACGVENMTRVPMGSSAQVSGFPFSEQLMGRYEGGLVPQGISAEMIAERWELTRDQLDAFSMRSHERAAAATAAGAFRNEIFPIKVQSEEGTELFETDQGIRTPNPEKMVALPPAFKADGVVTAGNSSQITDGAAALVITTPERAEQLGLTPRARFVSFALAGTDPVTMLTGPIPATRKALEKAGLTLADIDIVEINEAFASVVLAWKKELGADDSWFDERVNVHGGAIALGHPLGASGARLMTTMVNALEQREGRYALQTMCEGGGLANATIIERLT from the coding sequence ATGACCCGTGAGGCAGTGATCGTTGAGGCCGTCCGCAGCCCCCTCGGTAAGCGCAACGGGAAGCTGAAGGACTGGCATCCGGTGGACCTTCTGGCAACCGTGCTGAACGAGACCGTGGACCGCTGCGGTATCGACGCGACCTTGATCGACGACGTCGTCTGTGGGTGCGTGTCGCAGGTCGGCGACCAGTCGTTGAACGTCGGTCGCAACGCGTGGCTGGCCGCGGGTCTTCCGGAGGAAGTGCCGGCCACAACGGTGGACCGCCAGTGCGGGTCGTCGCAGCAAGCGGCTCACTTCGCCGCGCAGGGGGTGATATCCGGTGCCTACGATGTCGCGATCGCGTGTGGCGTAGAGAACATGACCCGCGTCCCGATGGGATCGAGCGCGCAGGTATCTGGCTTCCCCTTCAGCGAGCAGTTGATGGGTCGTTACGAGGGCGGCCTCGTCCCGCAGGGGATCTCGGCCGAGATGATCGCGGAGCGATGGGAGCTGACGCGCGATCAGCTTGACGCCTTCAGCATGCGGTCTCACGAGCGGGCCGCCGCGGCGACGGCAGCGGGCGCCTTCAGGAACGAGATCTTCCCGATCAAGGTCCAGAGCGAGGAAGGAACCGAGCTCTTCGAAACGGACCAGGGGATCCGGACCCCGAATCCGGAGAAGATGGTCGCGCTGCCGCCTGCGTTCAAGGCCGACGGCGTGGTCACCGCCGGCAACTCGTCTCAGATCACCGACGGAGCTGCCGCTCTCGTGATCACGACGCCGGAGAGGGCCGAGCAGCTCGGGCTCACGCCACGTGCGCGCTTCGTCTCGTTCGCGCTCGCCGGAACCGATCCGGTCACGATGCTGACCGGCCCGATCCCCGCGACCCGCAAGGCGTTGGAGAAGGCGGGGCTCACGCTGGCCGACATCGACATCGTCGAGATCAACGAGGCCTTCGCGAGCGTCGTGCTGGCGTGGAAGAAGGAGCTCGGCGCCGACGACTCGTGGTTCGACGAGAGGGTGAACGTTCACGGCGGAGCGATCGCGCTGGGGCACCCACTCGGCGCATCGGGCGCACGGTTGATGACCACGATGGTGAACGCTCTCGAACAGCGAGAGGGGCGTTACGCGCTCCAGACGATGTGCGAGGGCGGCGGGCTCGCGAACGCGACGATCATCGAGCGGCTGACCTAG
- a CDS encoding cell division protein CrgA has translation MPKSRSKRVRAQPPPKPKPKQSPPWVGALFFTLIAAGVLIIISHYLGVLPGGTRGYQLWLGLGLISASFVVATQWH, from the coding sequence ATGCCCAAGAGTCGTTCCAAAAGAGTCAGGGCCCAGCCGCCGCCGAAGCCGAAGCCGAAGCAGTCGCCACCGTGGGTGGGGGCGCTGTTCTTCACGCTGATCGCGGCAGGTGTGCTCATCATCATCAGCCACTACCTAGGCGTGCTGCCGGGGGGGACCCGGGGCTACCAGCTGTGGCTGGGCCTGGGGCTGATCTCGGCCTCCTTCGTGGTGGCCACGCAGTGGCACTGA
- a CDS encoding sortase: MKALRIFGKFLISVGVGVLLFVGWTLWGTGLYTQQQQEALRQEFDAQPVVAAPADEGPSGPPQGYAPGPGAPVFNLVMPSIDFDEIVIEGVGTEDLKRGPGHYPSCRPGFERPLCTEFEEVWPGEKGRVIVSGHRTTYGAPFFDLDKLQEGDEIITKTKWGEFTYEVTEKRIVRPDSLAIAIQSDAAEIVLTTCNPKYSAAQRLIVFGTLVTT, from the coding sequence GTGAAAGCTCTTCGGATCTTCGGGAAGTTCCTCATCTCGGTCGGCGTCGGGGTGTTGCTGTTCGTCGGCTGGACGCTATGGGGGACCGGGCTGTACACGCAGCAACAGCAGGAGGCCCTGCGCCAAGAGTTCGATGCGCAGCCGGTCGTTGCCGCGCCGGCGGACGAAGGTCCCAGCGGCCCTCCCCAGGGTTATGCGCCGGGACCGGGCGCACCGGTGTTCAACCTCGTGATGCCCTCGATCGACTTCGACGAGATCGTCATCGAGGGCGTGGGAACGGAAGACCTGAAGAGGGGTCCGGGGCACTACCCGTCGTGCCGGCCTGGCTTCGAACGGCCTCTGTGTACCGAGTTCGAAGAGGTATGGCCGGGCGAGAAAGGGCGGGTGATCGTTTCCGGTCACCGCACTACCTACGGCGCGCCGTTCTTCGATCTGGACAAGCTGCAGGAGGGCGACGAGATCATCACCAAGACGAAGTGGGGCGAGTTCACCTACGAGGTGACCGAGAAGAGGATCGTCCGCCCGGACTCGCTGGCGATCGCCATTCAGAGCGACGCAGCCGAGATCGTCCTGACCACCTGCAACCCGAAGTATTCCGCGGCCCAGCGGCTGATCGTGTTCGGAACTCTGGTGACGACGTGA
- a CDS encoding M20/M25/M40 family metallo-hydrolase — translation MDEVELLQALVRVDTTNPPGNEEPAAELLRSYLDAAGAETSIHRGPEGRANLIARLDGPTSVPALVLVSHTDVVGVEPDSWSRSPFGGDLHDGSIWGRGTLDMKGIAVMHAAALAAAATVGVKREVILVSFADEEAGGRQGAAWMTKERPELIGFGNARPCPEALGEGGFGLSGVLERPLMPIVVGEKSALWLELKAVGDPGHGALPPARQANVNLARALTKISGFRAPRVHDVMREQFHLLAQQASGARAATFKALASGGGSHVARAIKRPLCARGAIATLLSDTLTPTQIWSGYKHNVVPGEANASLDCRLLPDTDVDALVGDVRATCRNYNVSVTEVARHGGPVSARTALFETIAETSASLLESPLVVPSLTSGMTDLRYLRSLGATAYGWVPLVLDDDLLKTIHGHDERVGVAAFERAVEAMTQVVVRATT, via the coding sequence ATGGATGAGGTGGAGCTACTTCAGGCGCTGGTTCGGGTTGACACGACGAACCCGCCGGGGAACGAGGAACCAGCGGCCGAGCTGCTGCGGAGCTACCTCGACGCAGCAGGGGCCGAAACGAGCATCCACCGGGGTCCCGAAGGTCGCGCCAACCTGATCGCGCGCCTCGATGGCCCAACAAGTGTTCCCGCGCTCGTGTTGGTGTCACACACAGACGTGGTCGGCGTGGAGCCGGACAGCTGGAGCCGCTCCCCGTTCGGCGGGGACCTGCACGACGGGTCGATCTGGGGCCGGGGCACGCTCGACATGAAGGGGATAGCCGTCATGCATGCGGCCGCGCTCGCGGCGGCCGCCACTGTGGGGGTGAAACGCGAGGTCATCCTCGTCTCGTTCGCGGACGAAGAGGCTGGCGGTCGCCAAGGAGCCGCCTGGATGACGAAAGAGCGGCCGGAGCTGATCGGCTTCGGCAACGCGCGTCCGTGTCCCGAGGCCTTAGGCGAAGGCGGGTTCGGCCTCTCGGGTGTGCTGGAGCGCCCGCTGATGCCGATCGTGGTCGGCGAGAAGAGCGCGTTGTGGCTGGAGCTGAAGGCGGTGGGCGACCCCGGCCACGGCGCGCTACCGCCCGCGCGGCAAGCGAACGTGAACCTGGCGCGGGCCCTGACGAAGATCTCCGGTTTCCGCGCGCCGCGGGTGCATGACGTGATGAGGGAGCAGTTCCACCTGCTGGCGCAACAAGCATCGGGGGCGCGGGCCGCAACATTCAAGGCGCTCGCCTCCGGCGGCGGCTCCCACGTCGCGCGCGCGATCAAGAGACCCTTGTGCGCCCGCGGAGCGATCGCTACCTTGCTGTCGGACACGCTGACGCCGACCCAGATCTGGAGCGGCTACAAGCACAACGTAGTGCCGGGTGAGGCGAACGCATCGCTCGACTGCCGTCTCTTGCCGGACACCGACGTGGATGCACTGGTGGGCGACGTACGCGCCACCTGCCGCAATTACAACGTGTCCGTCACCGAAGTCGCCCGCCATGGCGGCCCTGTGAGTGCACGCACCGCACTGTTCGAGACGATCGCAGAGACCTCGGCGTCACTCCTCGAGAGCCCGCTCGTGGTGCCGTCGCTCACCTCTGGCATGACCGACCTCCGCTACCTGCGGAGCTTGGGCGCGACGGCGTACGGATGGGTCCCGCTCGTTCTGGACGACGATCTGTTGAAGACGATCCACGGCCACGACGAACGCGTCGGCGTCGCCGCGTTCGAGCGCGCGGTCGAAGCTATGACGCAGGTGGTCGTGCGGGCGACGACCTAG